From the Salvia hispanica cultivar TCC Black 2014 unplaced genomic scaffold, UniMelb_Shisp_WGS_1.0 HiC_scaffold_837, whole genome shotgun sequence genome, one window contains:
- the LOC125200178 gene encoding uncharacterized protein LOC125200178, with the protein MSSWVHASVDSVRGKHQKGDALWVRVKNLYHVAQAENPAEINKRNVDSMKSRWKRLNENANKWVAACREANARRRSGMSDQDVENEAHSIYQAGGGNKFQDLIVFNEVMSKHQKWSIHDTTQVFPPDNENVGYEQDGSNSKRTKTSESGEYTIPSNPETPTSGHSTSSRPMGRDKAKRKGKSKVTQSDSTNAQVAAELHALRLAKDNENELVKARLQIEREKLEKPSMKMYQKMLIKLLDKEHLSPEDQEMKHQLMEIVFKK; encoded by the coding sequence ATGTCTTCTTGGGTCCATGCAAGCGTAGATAGTGTGCGTGGTAAACATCAGAAGGGAGATGCACTATGGGTACGTGTGAAAAACTTGTATCACGTAGCTCAAGCAGAAAATCCAGCTgaaattaacaaaagaaaTGTGGATTCTATGAAGAGTCGATGGAAACGACTTAACGAAAATGCAAACAAATGGGTGGCTGCTTGCAGAGAAGCAAACGCGCGAAGGAGGAGTGGAATGAGCGACCAAGATGTTGAGAATGAAGCTCATAGCATCTACCAAGCAGGAGGCGGCaacaaatttcaagatttgataGTGTTTAATGAAGTTATGAGCAAACATCAAAAGTGGAGTATTCATGATACAACACAGGTATTTCCTCCTGACAATGAAAATGTTGGTTATGAACAGGATGGTAGCAATTCAAAGAGGACAAAGACTTCTGAATCTGGCGAGTATACTATCCCTTCAAATCCGGAAACTCCTACATCTGGCCATTCAACTAGTTCTCGGCCTATGGGCAGAGACAAggcaaaaagaaaaggaaaaagtaaggTAACACAATCTGATTCTACTAATGCTCAAGTTGCTGCAGAACTTCATGCACTAAGGCTAGCTAAAGATAATGAGAACGAACTAGTGAAGGCTCGACTGCAGATAGAGCGTGAAAAGCTGGAAAAGCCCTCTATGAAGATGTACCAAAAAATGTTGATTAAGTTGTTGGACAAAGAGCACTTGTCCCCagaagatcaagagatgaaaCATCAACTAATGGAGATTgtgtttaaaaaatga